A region of Thermococcus sp. DNA encodes the following proteins:
- a CDS encoding class I SAM-dependent methyltransferase, translating to MSHYYSEEPDVPLRTKTIEVCIRGQCFKFITASGVFSFGKLDRGTELLIESMILDDKWRVLDLGCGYGAIGIVASRFVSHVVMADVNRRAVSIARKNLKINGVRNAEVKWGNLYEPVRGEKFDAIITNPPVHAGKKVLREIVINAPRHLNDGGLLQLVIKTKQGAKYIKALMEDHFTEVRELAKGSGYRVYAGIA from the coding sequence ATGAGCCACTACTACTCCGAAGAGCCGGACGTCCCGCTGAGGACGAAGACGATAGAGGTCTGCATTAGAGGTCAGTGTTTCAAGTTCATCACCGCCAGCGGGGTCTTTTCCTTCGGCAAGCTCGACCGGGGAACGGAGTTGCTCATAGAGAGCATGATACTCGATGATAAATGGCGTGTCCTTGACCTTGGCTGCGGCTACGGGGCGATTGGGATAGTGGCTTCTCGCTTCGTGAGCCATGTCGTCATGGCCGATGTGAACAGGAGAGCGGTAAGCATAGCGAGGAAAAACTTAAAAATCAACGGCGTTAGAAACGCCGAGGTCAAGTGGGGAAATCTCTATGAACCCGTTAGGGGCGAGAAGTTCGACGCGATTATCACTAACCCCCCGGTGCACGCGGGAAAGAAAGTGCTGAGGGAAATAGTTATAAACGCTCCCCGGCATCTCAACGATGGAGGCCTGCTTCAATTGGTCATTAAGACGAAGCAGGGGGCAAAGTATATTAAGGCTCTAATGGAGGACCACTTCACCGAAGTGAGAGAACTGGCGAAGGGGAGCGGCTATCGCGTGTATGCCGGGATCGCCTAG
- a CDS encoding 30S ribosomal protein S4: MGDPKRQRKRYETPSHPWIKERLDSERVLMRKYALKNKKELWRHETQLKEFRRRARRLLAARGRQAEVEKVQLLQRLNRLGLLPADAVLDDVLSLGLEDILDRRLQTVVFKKGLARTIRQARQLIVHGHIEVNGQVIRSPGYLILKEEESTITYSRNSPFAKESHPERVVIEQAKQGEAS; the protein is encoded by the coding sequence ATGGGAGACCCTAAGAGGCAGAGGAAGAGATACGAAACTCCCTCTCACCCTTGGATTAAAGAGAGGCTTGACAGTGAGCGCGTACTCATGAGGAAGTACGCCCTTAAAAACAAGAAGGAACTGTGGAGGCACGAGACCCAGCTTAAGGAGTTCAGGAGGAGAGCTAGGCGCCTCCTTGCCGCCCGCGGCAGGCAGGCAGAGGTTGAGAAGGTTCAGCTCCTCCAGAGACTCAACAGGCTGGGCCTTTTGCCGGCGGATGCCGTCCTGGACGATGTCCTCTCCCTTGGACTTGAGGACATCCTCGACAGGCGCCTCCAGACAGTTGTCTTCAAGAAGGGTCTTGCAAGGACGATCAGACAGGCCAGACAGCTCATAGTTCATGGGCATATAGAAGTCAACGGACAGGTAATCCGTTCTCCAGGATACCTTATCCTCAAGGAGGAGGAGAGCACAATAACCTATTCGAGGAACTCCCCCTTTGCTAAGGAGAGCCATCCTGAGAGGGTCGTCATTGAACAGGCTAAGCAGGGTGAGGCCTCATGA
- a CDS encoding 30S ribosomal protein S11 → MSEEVQQVNLKKKEKWGVAHIYSSYNNTIIHITDLTGAETISRWSGGMVVKADRDEPSPYAAMIAARRAAEEVMEKGFTGVHIKVRAPGGSRSKSPGPGAQAAIRALARAGLRIGRVEDATPIPHDGTRPKGGRRGRRV, encoded by the coding sequence ATGAGTGAGGAAGTTCAGCAGGTTAACCTTAAGAAGAAAGAGAAGTGGGGAGTTGCCCACATCTACTCCTCCTACAACAACACCATTATCCACATCACTGACCTCACGGGGGCCGAGACCATCAGCAGGTGGAGCGGTGGTATGGTCGTCAAGGCCGACAGGGACGAGCCATCACCGTATGCGGCCATGATTGCCGCCAGAAGGGCCGCGGAGGAGGTCATGGAGAAAGGGTTCACCGGTGTTCACATAAAGGTCCGCGCCCCCGGTGGGAGCAGGAGTAAAAGCCCGGGTCCGGGTGCCCAGGCTGCCATCCGTGCCCTTGCTAGGGCCGGCCTCAGGATAGGAAGGGTTGAGGACGCTACTCCCATCCCGCACGATGGAACCAGGCCCAAGGGCGGGAGAAGGGGCAGGCGCGTCTGA
- a CDS encoding DNA-directed RNA polymerase subunit D: MEPKFQVLEKREDSIKFLVEGIDVPFANAMRRTILSEVPTFAIDEVEFFENDSALFDEIIAHRLAMIPLTTPLDRFSLDSLELDDYTVTLSLEAEGSGIVYSGDIKSDDEGVKPANPDIPIVKLANGQRVSFNAYAKLGRGKDHAKWQPGFVYYKYLTKVHVSKEVPDWEELKTLAEKRGLIVEETEEELIITTTRPFYLPRKFDGFKKDKITEEVVPDTFVFTVETNGELPVEEIVATALKILMRKSDRFINELHKLAE, encoded by the coding sequence ATGGAGCCAAAATTCCAGGTTCTTGAAAAAAGGGAGGATTCAATTAAGTTCCTCGTTGAGGGGATTGACGTTCCCTTTGCCAACGCCATGAGAAGGACCATACTATCGGAGGTTCCTACCTTCGCCATCGATGAAGTGGAGTTCTTTGAGAACGATTCGGCACTCTTCGACGAGATAATCGCACACAGACTTGCCATGATCCCTCTGACGACTCCCCTCGACAGGTTCTCCCTGGACTCCCTTGAGCTGGATGACTATACGGTTACCCTCTCCCTCGAGGCTGAGGGGTCGGGGATAGTGTACTCCGGTGACATCAAAAGCGACGATGAGGGTGTTAAACCTGCCAACCCAGATATCCCCATAGTCAAGCTCGCCAATGGGCAGAGGGTTTCGTTCAACGCATACGCAAAGCTTGGCCGCGGGAAGGACCACGCTAAGTGGCAGCCGGGTTTTGTGTATTACAAATATCTGACCAAGGTTCACGTCAGTAAAGAAGTCCCGGACTGGGAGGAGCTTAAGACTTTAGCTGAAAAACGTGGTCTGATCGTTGAGGAAACCGAAGAGGAGCTCATTATAACAACCACCCGGCCGTTCTACCTCCCCCGCAAGTTTGACGGATTTAAGAAGGATAAGATTACAGAAGAGGTAGTGCCGGATACATTCGTCTTCACAGTGGAAACCAATGGAGAACTCCCCGTTGAGGAAATTGTGGCTACAGCGCTCAAGATTCTTATGCGGAAGAGCGATAGATTTATAAACGAACTCCATAAATTAGCCGAGTGA
- a CDS encoding 30S ribosomal protein S13, whose product MTDNFRHIVRVAGVDLKGDRQLRWALTGIKGIGINFATMVLRVAGIDPYMKAGYLNEEQVRKIEEVLEDPVSHGIPGWAVNRPKDYGTGKDMHLLTAKLVMAWREDVNRLRRIRAYRGIRLERGLPVRGQRTRSNFRHGATLGVSRRKK is encoded by the coding sequence ATGACGGACAACTTCAGACACATCGTCCGTGTGGCAGGTGTCGACCTGAAAGGAGATAGGCAGTTAAGATGGGCCCTTACGGGGATTAAGGGGATAGGAATAAACTTTGCTACGATGGTTCTGCGGGTCGCGGGCATAGACCCCTACATGAAGGCAGGTTACCTCAATGAGGAGCAGGTCAGGAAGATTGAGGAAGTCCTTGAAGACCCTGTTTCCCATGGTATTCCTGGATGGGCGGTCAACAGGCCAAAGGACTATGGGACCGGCAAGGATATGCACTTACTCACCGCCAAGCTCGTAATGGCCTGGCGTGAGGACGTCAACAGGCTCAGGAGAATCAGGGCTTACCGCGGCATCAGACTTGAGCGCGGTCTGCCTGTGAGGGGTCAGAGAACAAGGTCAAACTTCAGGCACGGTGCAACGCTCGGTGTCAGCAGAAGGAAGAAGTGA